TTATACCAGTATATTTTTTCCAATAATTGGTTTCTGATGCTTCTATAGATACTACTAGTTTAGTTTCACCTAATATTTTTTTTTTATATTCTTCATTTTGATGATCAAATATTTTTTGACAAGGCATTGATATGATTTTGGAATAAATACCATCTGTGGCTAATTTATGACCCACATCATTAGCTAAACTTGTTTCAGACCCAGTTGCTAAAATTGTTACACTTATATTATCCCCAGTTCTCAAAACTTCATAAGCACCCAAGGACGATTTATTTTTGAGAGAATTTTCAAGTCTAATAGGATTGACACCTTGTCTGGTTAGCGAAATTACACTGGGAGTGTTTTTACTTTCAAGAGCTAATTCCCAACACTCAAAAGTTTCAATAGTATCTGAAGGTCTAAAAACGTTTAAATTCGGAATAGATCTTAAACTTGTTAATTGTTCAATTGGCTGATGAGTTGGGCCATCCTCACCCAAGCCAATAGAGTCATGAGTAAAAACATATATAACTTGTTGTTTCATCATTGCTGCTAGTCTGATAGATGGTTTACAATAGTCACTAAATATTAAAAACGTTCCACCATAAGGAATTAAGCCACTGTGTAAGGCTATACCATTCATTATTCCACACATCGCGTGCTCTCTAACTCCATAATGAATATAATTTCCTGAAAAATCACCTGGTTTGATTATTTTATGATCTTTTGTTTTAGTATTGTTTGATCCAGCTAAATCAGCTGAGCCACCAATTAAGTTAGGAAATTTCGCTATGATGTTTAAAAATATTTCGGATGATTTCCTTGTAGCGATTGGTTTCATATTTCCAAAATATTCAACTTTTGCTTTTTCAATTAATTTTTTTAATGATTTCAAATTTTTAGAATTTGAAAAAATTGTTTTATTTTTCTGAGCTTTTTGTGAGGTCCTTTCCCCAATTTTTCTCCATTCACTTAATAATTCAGCTGGAATCTTGAAGGGTTCATATTCCCATTTAAGTTTTTTTCTTACAAGTTTTATTTCCTCATCACCTAGTGGACTTCCATGTGATGAGGCCTTACCCCCCTTGTTAGGAGATCCATAACCGATTGTTGTTTTACATGAAATTGCTATAGGTTTTTTTGAATTTTGTGCTTTTTTTAAAGCTTTAGATATTTCTTTGAAATCATGTCCATTAATTTTTAAGTAGTTCCATCCGTAGCTTTTAAATCTTTTTTCGTGATTATCTGAAACAGCTAAGTTAGTAGGACCATCAATTGAGACAGAATTATTGTCAAATAATAAAATAAGATTTTTTAGTTTCAAATGTCCAGCTAAACTTAATGCCTCGTGACTAATACCTTCCATTAAGCATCCATCGCCAGCAAGCACATAAGTTTTATGGTCAATTTTTTTTTTTCCTAATTGTTTTTTTAAAATTTCTTCTGATATTGCAAAGCCAACTGCATTTGAAATTCCTTGCCCTAATGGACCTGTAGTAGTTTCAATACCAGTATTAGGATGATATTCAGGATGTCCAGCACAAATAGACTCTAATTGTCTAAAATTTTTAATATCATTTAAAGAGACACTTTTGTAACCAGTTAGATATAGAAGTGAGTAAAGCAACATTGATCCATGGCCAGCAGAGAGAACAAATCTATCTCTGTTTATCCAGCTAGGATTTTTTGGATTAAATTTTAAAAAATCTTTAAAAAGCACCGTAGCAACATCAGCCATTCCCATTGGCATTCCAGGGTGCCCTGAGTTTGCTTTTTGGACAGCATCAATTGAGAGAAATCTTATACAATTAGCTAATTCTTTATAAAGTTTTTTCAAAATTATCCTGTATAGACTTAGAAGATTCTATTTAATAATATAAATATATATATATGAATTCTATTCTTGAAAAAGAAAAAAAGCTAAATTTAGCTTTGACTAAACTAAAAAGTTTAAATTTAGAAAATCCAGATATAAAAAAAAATATTGAAATTCTTGGTGAACAAAAAAATCAATTAGAAATTGAAAAATCTGAAATAGAGAAAAAATATAAAACTTTGGTGGATGAACATGATAATTTAACAAGAAAATTGGAGGAGTTGGAAAACAAAGAAAAAATTGAGGAAAAAAAAAGAATAGAATTTTCTGAAAAAATAGATGAATTAAATCAAGAAACTAATACTTTAATGGACGAAATCGATAAATGGCAAACGTAACTATAAAATTCAATGGCAAAGAGTTTTTGTTATCATGTGATGATGGTCAAGAAGAACATCTTGAGGAGTTATTAATTCAAATCAATCAAAAATTTAATAACTTAAAAAATGATTTAGGAAATATTGGTGAAAATAAACTTTTATTGATTACTGCAGTAAAAGTAATGGATGAATACTACGAAACCAAAAAAAAAGTTGAACAGAAAAAGATTGAATTAAAAGAACTTTCAAACAAATTTAGAGAGTTAAAATCACTAGTTTATGAATACAAAGACATAAAAGAGGAAGAAATTAAAAATTTAAATAAAAATCACATAGAATTAAAAGATGAAATTGAACTAAATCAAAAACATTATGAAAAGTTAATTGATGCTGCTGCTGACGAGATTTCAAATTTTGTTGAAAAAGCAAATATAGATAAAATATCTTAATAAAATTTTGTGAACAAATCTCAAATTAGAAAAAAAATACTAAAGTTAAGAAAACAAAAAAACATTAAAAAATTTATTTTTAATTTTGACTTAATTTTAGGTATTTTAAAAAAAAAGAAAGTCTCAGGTAGAATACTTGGTGGCTATTACCCATATAACTATGAAATAAATATTTTACAAATCTTAGAAAAGTTTGAGCAAAAAAAATTC
The DNA window shown above is from Candidatus Pelagibacter sp. RS39 and carries:
- the tkt gene encoding transketolase, encoding MKKLYKELANCIRFLSIDAVQKANSGHPGMPMGMADVATVLFKDFLKFNPKNPSWINRDRFVLSAGHGSMLLYSLLYLTGYKSVSLNDIKNFRQLESICAGHPEYHPNTGIETTTGPLGQGISNAVGFAISEEILKKQLGKKKIDHKTYVLAGDGCLMEGISHEALSLAGHLKLKNLILLFDNNSVSIDGPTNLAVSDNHEKRFKSYGWNYLKINGHDFKEISKALKKAQNSKKPIAISCKTTIGYGSPNKGGKASSHGSPLGDEEIKLVRKKLKWEYEPFKIPAELLSEWRKIGERTSQKAQKNKTIFSNSKNLKSLKKLIEKAKVEYFGNMKPIATRKSSEIFLNIIAKFPNLIGGSADLAGSNNTKTKDHKIIKPGDFSGNYIHYGVREHAMCGIMNGIALHSGLIPYGGTFLIFSDYCKPSIRLAAMMKQQVIYVFTHDSIGLGEDGPTHQPIEQLTSLRSIPNLNVFRPSDTIETFECWELALESKNTPSVISLTRQGVNPIRLENSLKNKSSLGAYEVLRTGDNISVTILATGSETSLANDVGHKLATDGIYSKIISMPCQKIFDHQNEEYKKKILGETKLVVSIEASETNYWKKYTGINGLNFGINDFGKSAPYKKIYDHFKLNSESIVKKIKEKL
- a CDS encoding cell division protein ZapA — its product is MANVTIKFNGKEFLLSCDDGQEEHLEELLIQINQKFNNLKNDLGNIGENKLLLITAVKVMDEYYETKKKVEQKKIELKELSNKFRELKSLVYEYKDIKEEEIKNLNKNHIELKDEIELNQKHYEKLIDAAADEISNFVEKANIDKIS
- a CDS encoding 5-formyltetrahydrofolate cyclo-ligase, whose translation is MNSILEKEKKLNLALTKLKSLNLENPDIKKNIEILGEQKNQLEIEKSEIEKKYKTLVDEHDNLTRKLEELENKEKIEEKKRIEFSEKIDELNQETNTLMDEIDKWQT